A genome region from Hydrogenoanaerobacterium saccharovorans includes the following:
- a CDS encoding DUF5685 family protein, producing MFGYIKPFKPQLRICEYDTYKAVYCGLCKQLGSSYGLAARFTLSYDFAFLSILSMALEEKTPHFCKERCFANPLKKKYCCHLNESSLFSACTAMIMLYYKVEDNYRDSKFWGKLLMLFAKPFVSSARKKAMLQYPELDTIVAEMMRQQFALEQASCTSIDEAAEPTATSLAQICEMLGKDDIQKRILNRFGYLLGRWIYLIDAVDDLENDMKTGSYNAFILENHLTPQSDLSKIRTITVATLNQTAAEIAKTYELLKLKRYKSILDNVIYLGLKNSLNLIEEKRSNIHDRSL from the coding sequence TTGTTTGGTTACATCAAGCCTTTTAAGCCTCAATTGCGCATTTGTGAATATGACACTTATAAAGCCGTTTATTGCGGACTATGCAAGCAGTTGGGCAGTTCGTACGGCTTAGCTGCACGTTTTACATTGAGTTATGACTTCGCATTTTTGTCTATTCTTTCGATGGCTTTAGAAGAAAAAACTCCGCATTTTTGTAAGGAACGATGCTTTGCAAATCCGCTTAAAAAAAAGTATTGCTGCCATTTAAATGAATCTTCGCTTTTTAGCGCCTGTACTGCTATGATTATGCTTTATTATAAAGTGGAAGACAATTATCGTGATTCGAAGTTTTGGGGCAAACTACTTATGTTGTTTGCCAAACCGTTTGTTTCATCTGCTCGAAAAAAAGCGATGCTGCAATATCCTGAGCTTGATACAATCGTAGCAGAGATGATGCGGCAGCAATTTGCTCTTGAACAAGCCTCTTGCACATCGATTGATGAAGCAGCAGAGCCCACAGCAACAAGTTTGGCTCAAATTTGTGAAATGCTTGGTAAAGATGACATTCAAAAACGTATTTTAAACCGTTTTGGCTATCTTTTAGGGCGATGGATTTATTTGATTGATGCAGTTGATGACCTTGAAAATGATATGAAAACAGGAAGTTATAATGCGTTTATACTCGAAAATCATTTGACCCCGCAAAGTGATCTCTCGAAAATTCGCACCATAACTGTGGCTACATTAAACCAGACAGCTGCTGAGATTGCAAAAACGTACGAGCTTTTGAAATTGAAACGATATAAATCCATTCTCGATAATGTAATTTACTTAGGATTAAAAAACTCGCTCAATTTGATTGAGGAAAAAAGGAGCAACATTCATGACAGATCCTTATAA
- a CDS encoding J domain-containing protein, whose amino-acid sequence MTDPYKVLGVSPNASDDEIKTAYREMARKYHPDNYANNPLSDLASEKMKEINEAYDAITAQRKGANQYQGGYNSGTYASSGSQFADIRRMIQNGRIEDAAEVLDGVPNSNRDAEWYFLKGSVLYTRGWLDQAYRHMSQAVNMAPSNPEYRAALNQMMWQRNNGTNQSGSYRTAPTAAGCSGCDMCTSLICADCCCECMGGDLIRCC is encoded by the coding sequence ATGACAGATCCTTATAAGGTACTGGGCGTCAGTCCAAATGCATCTGATGATGAAATAAAGACAGCATATCGTGAGATGGCTCGAAAATATCATCCCGATAATTATGCCAATAATCCCCTATCTGATCTTGCATCCGAGAAAATGAAGGAGATTAATGAAGCATATGATGCTATCACTGCGCAACGTAAAGGTGCAAACCAGTATCAAGGCGGCTATAACAGTGGGACGTATGCTTCAAGCGGCTCGCAATTCGCCGATATTCGCAGAATGATTCAAAACGGACGTATAGAAGATGCCGCAGAGGTGCTGGATGGTGTACCCAACAGTAACCGTGACGCTGAATGGTATTTTTTAAAAGGAAGTGTACTGTACACTCGCGGCTGGCTTGATCAAGCTTACCGCCATATGTCGCAAGCTGTTAATATGGCACCAAGCAACCCAGAATATCGTGCAGCACTTAACCAAATGATGTGGCAGCGCAATAACGGAACCAACCAAAGCGGTTCTTACCGTACCGCGCCAACTGCGGCAGGCTGCAGCGGATGTGACATGTGCACCTCATTGATTTGTGCCGATTGCTGTTGTGAATGCATGGGCGGAGACTTAATTAGGTGCTGCTAA
- a CDS encoding DHHW family protein, producing MKKILQYPLVLLFTLFILVFFIMDMFISRREFSETENRYLQLRPDFSVKTLMNGKYTTTYETYINDQFVLRDHWINLKSKAEYFIGKQENNSIVYGKNHYMFEKFDQVDQQRIDKNVASINEFFSLYSGTPVTFAIIPNSYMILEDKLPYGLNLINQFEQIDSIYNQIQAPNVSTLSFKESLFAHKNNYIYYMTDHHWTTYGAYLSYSDFVKSKGLSPIDYNSLKAIEVPGFYGTYYSKTKLFNALSDTITYFDIPIDSITIDGKNTVLDADKKEVPINGLYNTAQFAKRDKYAAFLYGNNGVTVVKSKSNLNHVDGKTSRILVIKDSYGNSFVPFLTYNYDEVVVVDLRAIPFKMSEFMQTNTFDDILLIYNFMNFTSDTNFARLKY from the coding sequence ATGAAAAAAATATTACAATATCCGTTGGTACTGCTTTTTACTCTGTTTATTCTTGTGTTTTTTATTATGGATATGTTTATCAGCCGCCGCGAATTTTCAGAAACCGAAAATCGCTATTTGCAGCTTCGTCCCGATTTTAGTGTAAAAACGCTGATGAACGGCAAATATACCACTACCTACGAAACTTATATTAACGATCAATTTGTTTTACGCGATCATTGGATTAATCTTAAATCGAAAGCAGAGTATTTTATTGGCAAACAAGAAAATAATTCGATTGTTTACGGTAAAAACCACTATATGTTTGAGAAGTTTGACCAAGTTGACCAGCAACGCATCGACAAAAATGTTGCCTCTATAAACGAATTTTTCTCTCTATATAGCGGAACACCCGTTACTTTTGCTATCATACCTAATTCTTATATGATTTTAGAGGATAAATTGCCCTATGGCTTAAACTTAATTAATCAATTTGAACAGATAGATTCGATATACAATCAGATACAAGCGCCAAATGTCTCCACTTTGTCTTTCAAAGAATCTTTATTTGCCCATAAAAACAATTATATTTATTATATGACAGATCATCACTGGACGACCTATGGAGCTTATCTTTCTTATTCCGATTTTGTAAAATCAAAAGGGTTGTCTCCCATAGATTACAACAGTTTAAAAGCAATAGAGGTACCTGGTTTTTACGGCACTTATTATTCTAAAACAAAACTGTTTAATGCATTATCTGATACGATCACTTACTTTGATATACCGATTGACAGCATCACGATTGACGGAAAAAATACTGTTTTAGATGCAGATAAAAAAGAAGTACCTATAAATGGGTTGTACAATACTGCCCAGTTTGCTAAACGAGATAAATATGCAGCTTTTTTATACGGTAATAACGGCGTTACGGTTGTTAAAAGTAAGAGTAACTTAAACCATGTTGATGGCAAAACCAGCCGTATTTTGGTTATTAAAGATTCTTACGGCAACTCTTTTGTTCCGTTTCTTACTTACAATTATGATGAAGTGGTTGTGGTTGACCTTCGCGCTATTCCGTTTAAGATGAGTGAATTTATGCAAACGAATACATTTGATGACATCTTGCTCATTTATAATTTTATGAATTTTACATCCGATACAAACTTTGCAAGATTAAAATATTAA
- a CDS encoding MBOAT family O-acyltransferase, translating into MVFSSILFLFRFMPIAFLLYYITPQKLKNLVILLLSLAFYSWGEPKYFPIMIASILCDYFASKGIEHNRDKKWVCKLFLMFSIVFNIGMLMFFKYTNFFIENFNAATGLSIQLLKLTLPLGISFYTFQTLSYTIDVYRGDVKAENNIIDFGAFVCLFPQLIAGPIVKYTDINRELKTRKVNLDQIQEGIKWFIFGLGKKVLIANNIGSLWDEVQRLGFANISTPLAWLGILAFSLQIYFDFSGYSLMAIGLGKMLGFDFPQNFNFPYISRSMTEFWRRWHMTLGSWFREYLYIPLGGNRKGKIRMYLNLFIVWAATGFWHGANWNFLLWGILFAVLLILEKAWLLKYLERGKVWPHIYVIFLLLLSWALFAITDLSQLSIFLQKLFSFDGGIDWIYYLRSYFVTIFAAILLSMPLVEKFYNKVEELEWANIALLALILITSVAYLVDATYNPFLYFRF; encoded by the coding sequence ATGGTTTTTAGCAGTATTTTGTTTTTATTTCGGTTTATGCCTATTGCGTTTTTGCTTTATTATATAACGCCTCAAAAATTAAAGAATTTAGTTATTTTATTACTCAGCCTTGCGTTTTATTCTTGGGGTGAACCTAAATATTTCCCAATCATGATTGCCTCCATTTTATGCGATTATTTTGCATCAAAAGGCATTGAACATAATCGTGATAAAAAATGGGTATGTAAGTTATTCTTAATGTTCTCTATTGTATTTAATATCGGTATGCTGATGTTTTTTAAATACACCAATTTTTTTATCGAAAATTTTAATGCAGCTACGGGTCTTTCAATACAGCTTTTAAAGCTAACCTTACCGCTTGGCATTAGTTTTTATACTTTTCAAACACTTAGCTACACCATTGATGTTTACCGTGGTGATGTTAAGGCGGAAAATAATATTATAGATTTTGGTGCGTTTGTTTGCTTATTTCCTCAACTAATTGCAGGCCCTATTGTAAAATATACCGATATTAATCGTGAGCTGAAAACACGGAAAGTCAACCTTGATCAGATTCAAGAAGGAATCAAATGGTTTATTTTTGGCCTCGGTAAAAAAGTGCTTATTGCAAACAACATTGGTTCGCTATGGGATGAGGTGCAGCGGCTGGGCTTTGCAAATATTTCTACACCGCTTGCATGGCTTGGTATTCTTGCTTTTTCATTGCAGATTTATTTTGATTTCAGCGGTTATTCTTTAATGGCGATAGGCTTGGGAAAAATGCTTGGCTTTGATTTCCCCCAAAACTTTAATTTTCCATATATCTCACGCAGTATGACAGAATTTTGGCGTCGTTGGCATATGACACTTGGCTCCTGGTTTCGAGAATACCTTTATATACCTCTTGGAGGTAATCGCAAAGGTAAAATCAGAATGTACTTAAACTTGTTTATTGTTTGGGCAGCAACCGGTTTTTGGCATGGTGCGAACTGGAACTTTTTATTATGGGGTATACTGTTTGCCGTGCTGCTTATTTTAGAAAAGGCTTGGTTGCTCAAATATCTTGAGCGCGGTAAAGTCTGGCCGCATATTTATGTAATCTTTCTCTTGCTGTTAAGCTGGGCACTATTTGCTATAACCGATCTTTCTCAACTTAGTATTTTTCTGCAAAAGTTGTTTTCATTTGATGGCGGTATTGATTGGATTTATTATCTGCGCAGTTATTTTGTCACAATTTTTGCAGCCATTCTATTGTCAATGCCACTGGTGGAAAAATTCTATAATAAAGTGGAAGAATTGGAGTGGGCTAATATTGCACTGCTTGCATTGATTTTGATTACTTCGGTAGCATACCTTGTAGATGCAACCTACAATCCGTTTCTGTACTTTAGATTTTAG
- a CDS encoding DUF4358 domain-containing protein, which produces MKRILALFTALAMLLVVSSGCSKKNENVIKKDTTLQNIVDKVAEEFGDFYVQMPSKLDANTLKDLLNIDPSIVEEYAGDFAMSMTSADNFIAIKAKEGKAEEVKQALENRRAQVQKTFEQYLPGPLQVAKAGKVIVKGDYVFLIMLGNPEKGPEKDVARTEEIINSFFNE; this is translated from the coding sequence ATGAAAAGAATCTTAGCGTTGTTTACGGCATTGGCGATGCTTTTGGTTGTATCATCAGGCTGCAGCAAAAAAAATGAGAACGTTATAAAAAAAGACACAACCTTGCAAAATATTGTTGATAAAGTTGCAGAGGAATTCGGCGATTTTTATGTTCAGATGCCATCGAAACTCGATGCAAATACTTTGAAAGATTTGCTCAATATTGACCCTTCCATAGTTGAAGAATATGCAGGCGATTTTGCTATGTCAATGACTTCTGCAGATAACTTTATTGCAATCAAAGCAAAAGAGGGCAAAGCAGAAGAGGTAAAACAAGCCCTTGAAAACCGACGTGCACAGGTGCAAAAAACTTTTGAGCAGTATTTGCCTGGCCCCCTGCAGGTTGCTAAAGCGGGTAAAGTGATTGTAAAAGGTGATTATGTATTTCTTATTATGCTTGGTAATCCAGAAAAGGGACCGGAAAAAGATGTAGCGCGCACGGAAGAAATAATCAACAGCTTTTTTAACGAATAA